The Aspergillus luchuensis IFO 4308 DNA, chromosome 6, nearly complete sequence genome segment TGATTGTCTTGGAAGGGAGCGTGGTCTTGATGGTTGTGGTCGCCATTGGGATATAAAGTATGTTGTCCGTCTCGCCTGAGCAATCATCTAAAGTGACCGACAGAGAGATGGCCGCCAGGAGAGCCTGATGGGCGACATCATCGCGTTGGAAATACATGCGATGAGCAGGACTCTTTTGGTCCATTCGGTGAAGATCAATACCTAACTCGTGAGATACCACGTTCAGATACACGGGATTTTGTTTTGACGAAGGCGGCTCAAAAGCTCGAGTTAACCTAAAGAAGCTCAGGGCCACCTGTATTCCTTGTATACCCCGAAGGATTGACCCGGCAAACTCCTTGGAGTCAGCGACTGCCTGCACAATGGTGTCGTCTCGGCTTCCGGGCtgatccagctcctccacaaAGTCTGAAAAGGAGACCTCGTCATCGGTCTCAATATTGGTAGGCTCCACCGACGACTGCCGAGACTGTTTGACGCGCTGCATCAGAGTCATCACATCATCGTACGGGATATGCATGCGCCCAATTTTGAAAGCGATGGACGCATCTCGTAGACCCTCAAGGTCTTTGTGGAGAAGCCCATGTATATTGACCCGAACATTGTCCAGCACTTCGGTTGGCTCCGCTCCGTCTATCCCGAGTAGCACATTCTGTACATTCATAACCCACTCTGCCGGTCGATGCTCGTCAGGGCCCTGGTTCTTGCGCCGAAAGAAGAGTTTCCCTCGATCCACCATCTTGCGCCTCGTATCGACACCCAAGGATAAAGATCCAACCTGGATCTGACCAGCTTCCACCAGGTTGATGGTCGTATTGACGGctaccacatccaccaactTCAACCAATGTATTTGCCGATGCAGTCGTTTTACTTGCTCCTTCATGCGGGTCAGCTTCCGCCATGTCTTGCTTCGCTTGGGTATAGAAGAGCTGTCTTCCCCATTATCCGGCGCGGTGGACGACTCTTTCTCCGACAGGGCTTCCGAAACCGATGCATCGGGCTTTGTGGCggacttcttcccctttgcCAAAGCTGAAGGGTCCAGAGTCAATTTTAGTTCGGTCAGGCGAATGCTGAGCCATGTCGGTTGCGCAAACGAGGGCGGGTGTAGAGAGAGGCCGAGGCCACGGAGTTCGATCTGGACGCCATCTCGGGGAACATATGCGATGCGGCGGAGAGAAAAATATCCTATTCGTTGAATCGAGATTCCGGTCGCAATCCGAACGATAGCGAAtatgaggaaggaggagaggtagaggaggaggaagcccaCGAGGACCGTGGTCGGGCTAAAGAGCGTCATCGTAGTTCGCGGTCAGTAGGACCGATCCGTTGCACAAAATGGGCAACCGTCCAACAAGAGATCATGGAGAGGCGTTTCGGAGACCGCGGAGTGATTCTGGACGGAAGAGATGAGTGAAAAATGACTAGAGGGAGCAATGGTATGCCTATGCAACCACACGAGCTCCCCCGAGCAGATCCAGCGCAACCCTCCtgaagagaggggatgggggggtTGTACTTCGGCGGATCCGGGAAAGAGAACAGGTCTCCGTTTAAGGGTAGAGCTGCAGAGGGGTTGAAGAAACGTTGTGAGAGTAACGAAACAGGCGTAAGTCAGTCATGCTTCTTCGTCCCTTTTCTCCCCTGAATGTAAATATTGATTTGTTCTTCgtccttcaccaccaccgcgaaACCCAGTGCGTTATGATGAAAGGTGAGGACGATCGGGAGGGCGAGCCATAGATGCCAAACCACTGGAGCGGCAACCTGTCAGCGGCGGAAAGGTCGAACCCGTCGCGCTCAAGACTGGAAGCGGAAAGCCgcccacttttttttttccaggCTGGCAATGGACCAACGAGGGGGTAACTCTCTGGCTGGACCGTCCGGCTGGCTCGGCATTGCTGCTTAGCAATTTACTTAACTGGCAAAAGATGTGGGTTTGCCCGCTGCAtcgaaaataaaaaaagtaaaaagcaagcaaagcaattCGACGCACCTTCCGAGCCTCAAAGGGCTGCTGCAGTCGATCGGGGAGcattttttccctttcccctggCTCCATGGGACCCGGTCTCACACAAAGCTTAGCAGCGTGGTCGTTCTTGTTTGGACTCTGTTGGATTCAGGTATCTATTCAGGTATCTATTTACCTACGAACACGGCAGTTGGCATCTTCCCTCCTTGAATTTAGCTCAACATTCTCACCAAGTACGTACCGCTTGATTGGGGATTCCTCACAAAACTTTCCCAACAATATCCAGAATGCTTCTTGGCGTGTGGAGCGGAAAGAAACACTTGTCAATCGCGAATACTCCGTAGTGTTCCATGTAATTAGGGTCTGCTTCATGATCATACAGGGTCTTGTTTCAAATTAAAATACACGGGTTTGGGAACAATATGATACATGACAAAAGGTAAAACTCCTTCTGGAGGCTTCATGGAAGCGGTGGCACCGGCATCCGTAGCCAACTCAGAGGTACGGCAGATCCGACCAGCATGTTGTTGGTCGAAGGCTAAAGTCGCAACCTCATAACCCCCTGAGTAGCAGCACAGAATCATTGCAAAGCTGAGTGCAAGTGCAACACACAATGCTGCTGGGATTACCATCCTAGAGGACAATTGAACGATCTACGTCCATCCCCCGATCACACAGTCCTCTCCTTAACATACTTAGATCGGACATGTAAGATCGACCCCCAACCATTCGAGATTGGCCGTaacttttctctttctcacccATAGCCAAGTTGCTAGTGGCCGTCTAGAAACCGACTACTTAGCTGCAGGATCCGAATTTCCCGATTCGAGACCACTAGTCTTGAGCTTTTCCAGCTCCCCGATCTTGTCGTCAATAAGTGCGATCTCAGCCTCGATACTCAACACTTTCTCGTTCAGAATACCCCTGTAATCGTCATCTGAGAGTGACTTGAGCGGGATCCATTTGGAGTCGGCCATCCGCTGCAGGAACGGCTTAGACGTCGTATTCGCGTTCTCCATTTGCCAGGTGTCGATCGCATTATAAGAGCTTTGCCCGACATAGCCTAGTAGCGAGAAAACAACTAGCCCAGGGACAAGTCGCCCGCCTAGCTCCGACCATCAGtaaacacaaccaccaccaccacctctttctctctcaaaCGGGAAAATGAAAGGATGCTACCAAACTCACCCATTAGCCTCGTAACAGCCCCTCCGGCAACTCCTCCAGAGAGGGCGCTGACATAAGCCCGTTGCTTAGGGGTCGCCTTGTCTTCATAGTGAAGCTTCAGAATGTTGCTTCTCAACCCTGTAGCAGCAAGCTTGGTATCAAGTCCAGATCTATAAGGGacagaggagagaaagactcACACCAAAAGGAGGCTCCACATGCAAACCAGTGGATTCCGCAAGAGATAGAATGAATGACGGGGTGAGGAGACCGGATAACTCCTGATATTCCCCCGTATATGAGACCAGCAGATCCTGTtagagaaagagagtaaGTAAAGTAGGACTGCTGCAATGAGTCTCCGGCTTATGTTGCCTGGGTTGAGGCAATACAAGCCGGCCGACCAGTCACCGGGATGGGATTGGTAACTAACCAGTCACGGCTCCCACCTTCAGAGAGGAGGTCAATACATTAGGCTCCGGATATAGCGATTTGGCCTGTCCGCTCATCTTTGCGGTTTCTGGCACTGTAGTCTGCGACTTCAGGTCAGAGGCATATCCTGGTTAACAGTTTCAATCAGCATCTTCTCTCATGCAAATCCACAAGCGTGCACGTGATTCACGCAGGCTCGGGATGCTTATCTAATCCATCCACCTGATGCCAAGCAGGAGTATAATTGATACAATGGTCTGCTTGTTATCTATTTAATGCAGACAATATCCTGTGTTAAGACACTTGTGGGACACCTTAATGCCTTAAATACACACATACTATATACAAGGCTCTCGCAAGTAAGATAGCTCCAGACTTTATGAACCTGATCCTTGGAGAAGCCCAATCGGCTCAAGATTCCTTCAGGCGATCTTCTTGTTCCAACCAGAGAATCTTCCATCGCCGGAGGACCGCAAATGAAGACCTTTGTATTCTGCGTCGACTCCTTGAATGTGCTCCTTAGAAACTCCTCGTCGATGTACCCTGTTCTGTAAGGGGAGTTCTCCTCTTTTGGACGGCTAACAGTGTATATGTAGTTAAAGCGGTCAGGAAACTCGGTGGCATAACGATCAAGTTCCTCCTTCAATAGTAGATCTTCCTCGGAATTGACTCCGAAGATCAGAGTCAGTTTCGTTCTATCCTGAGGATCTTTCAGTATGCCTTTGATAAGCTGATAGATAGGCGTGATTCCCGCCCCGCCAGCCAAGAGGTAGGCATGTGATAACTCATTCTGCTTCCATTGATAGCCTTTGAGTGAAGTCGCAAATGTGAGTGAGTCTCCAGGCCTCAGGGAGTGCAAGTAACCACTGGCCTTCCCATCCGGGTATTTCTTGACCATAAGTTCAATATGTCCTGGTTCATCTGTGTATTTGATTGTTAGTTAGCAAACATGGTCCAAATTAGGCCAATCCCTAACTACAGGCATGTCTTATCTCTATGATAGATGGACCATGTCTATGTGTTCAGTGTGTGGTGAGTCGGACATGGCATGAGCTCACCCAGGTCACTTATAGGAGTGTATGGTCGTATCGTAGGAAGCCAGCTTCCTTCAGGATGGGTGATGGCTAGGAGCGCGGCTGTTGAATGTTAG includes the following:
- a CDS encoding uncharacterized protein (COG:S;~EggNog:ENOG410PQ5U;~InterPro:IPR001834,IPR001433,IPR017938,IPR001709, IPR039261;~PFAM:PF00175;~go_function: GO:0016491 - oxidoreductase activity [Evidence IEA];~go_process: GO:0055114 - oxidation-reduction process [Evidence IEA]), which produces MVKKYPDGKASGYLHSLRPGDSLTFATSLKGYQWKQNELSHAYLLAGGAGITPIYQLIKGILKDPQDRTKLTLIFGVNSEEDLLLKEELDRYATEFPDRFNYIYTVSRPKEENSPYRTGYIDEEFLRSTFKESTQNTKVFICGPPAMEDSLVGTRRSPEGILSRLGFSKDQVHKVWSYLTCESLVYRYASDLKSQTTVPETAKMSGQAKSLYPEPNVLTSSLKVGAVTGSAGLIYGGISGVIRSPHPVIHSISCGIHWFACGASFWWLRSNILKLHYEDKATPKQRAYVSALSGGVAGGAVTRLMGGRLVPGLVVFSLLGYVGQSSYNAIDTWQMENANTTSKPFLQRMADSKWIPLKSLSDDDYRGILNEKVLSIEAEIALIDDKIGELEKLKTSGLESGNSDPAAK